GAACGCTGGCGCAGAGGTAGCTAAGTATGGAAATCTTGGATTAGAACTACCTAGAACTTGGAGAGAGAATGTCGAACCCGGTTTTCAACCGCATGGAAGGCCAGTGGGCTAACCAGTCGACGGCCGCAACGGCTCAGGCGACACACCCCCCTGTTTATGATCAGAAAGCATTTGAGGAAGCGCGGCGTTCGTATGAAGCGCCCTCGGCTGATGCAGTTGATATGGGACGGATGACGTACGACGACGTCATCGTGAAGACAGCCCTCAACCTGGGTGTGCTGATTGCTGCTGCTGCGGCTACGTGGTTTGTGGTGGCCTCGAACTTTAGTTTGGCAATGCCGCTCATGATGGGCGGCCTGCTGCTTGGGTTCGTCCTCGCAATGGTCAACATCTTCTCCAAGACGATTCGTCCGGGTCTGATCCTGGCTTACTCTGCGCTCGAGGGCGTTGCTCTTGGCGCGCTGAGCCTGGTGACGGAAATGTGGGCCCCAGGCGTAGTTCTTCAGGCCGTGGTTGCAACATTCGCGGTCTTTGGTGTCACGCTTGCGCTGTTCGCGTCGGGCAAGGTTCGCAACTCCCCAAAGATGCAGAAGTTTGCCCTGATCTCCATTATCGGTTTGATCCTCTCCCGCGTCCTCATCTGGGTACTC
This genomic stretch from Schaalia sp. JY-X169 harbors:
- a CDS encoding Bax inhibitor-1/YccA family protein; translation: MSNPVFNRMEGQWANQSTAATAQATHPPVYDQKAFEEARRSYEAPSADAVDMGRMTYDDVIVKTALNLGVLIAAAAATWFVVASNFSLAMPLMMGGLLLGFVLAMVNIFSKTIRPGLILAYSALEGVALGALSLVTEMWAPGVVLQAVVATFAVFGVTLALFASGKVRNSPKMQKFALISIIGLILSRVLIWVLGMMGAPIGGVDGPMIMGFPLSVVLSMFAVLIGAICLISDFDQVKVGVAQGAPAKYSWMCAFGMMVTLVWLYVEILNILSRLQSR